The following coding sequences lie in one Myxococcus xanthus genomic window:
- the ddpX gene encoding D-alanyl-D-alanine dipeptidase translates to MTPRLGWGVVVALGLSSGPALANDAGTPKAAATPKAAASLVDATTVVSDLVVDLRYATADNFLKRKVYPDTARCLLLPESAERLKKAADVLRTQGYRLKVYDCYRPRAVQYQMWEIMPVPGYVANPRTGSNHNRGGAVDLTLTTLEGKEVEMPTPFDTFSRAAHHGYEGGTEASRKHREILREAMEGAGFKRNRMEWWHYDLPDAKTRPVLDVPFSSP, encoded by the coding sequence GTGACGCCGCGCCTGGGCTGGGGCGTGGTGGTGGCGCTGGGCCTGTCGTCCGGGCCCGCGCTGGCCAACGACGCGGGAACGCCGAAGGCCGCGGCGACGCCGAAGGCCGCGGCCTCCCTGGTGGACGCCACCACGGTGGTGTCGGACCTGGTCGTGGACCTGCGCTACGCGACGGCGGACAACTTCCTGAAGCGGAAGGTGTACCCGGACACGGCGCGCTGCCTGCTGCTGCCCGAGTCGGCCGAGCGCCTGAAGAAGGCCGCGGACGTGCTGCGTACCCAGGGCTACCGGCTGAAGGTGTACGACTGCTACCGGCCGCGCGCGGTGCAGTACCAGATGTGGGAAATCATGCCGGTGCCCGGCTACGTCGCCAACCCGCGCACCGGCTCCAACCACAACCGGGGCGGGGCGGTGGACCTCACGCTGACGACGCTTGAAGGCAAGGAGGTGGAGATGCCCACCCCCTTCGACACCTTCAGCCGCGCCGCGCACCATGGGTACGAGGGCGGCACCGAGGCGTCGCGCAAGCACCGCGAAATCCTGCGCGAGGCCATGGAAGGCGCGGGCTTCAAGCGCAACCGCATGGAGTGGTGGCACTACGATTTGCCGGACGCGAAGACGCGCCCCGTGCTGGACGTGCCCTTCTCCTCGCCATGA
- the queC gene encoding 7-cyano-7-deazaguanine synthase QueC, giving the protein MVKRAVVLISGGLDSTTCLAMAKAKGFEPVCLAVAYGQRHAVELEQAKKVAAAMGVTDFRVVSIDLRQVGGSALTADIEVPKDRPSDEMSHGIPVTYVPARNALFLSLALGLAEVVGSTDIYIGVNAVDYSGYPDCRPEFIRSFESMANLATKAGVEGARFTVHAPLSGLTKADIIREGVKLGVDYGLTHSCYDPDTQGRACGRCDSCVLRKKGFEEAGVPDPTRYTESA; this is encoded by the coding sequence ATGGTGAAGCGCGCGGTGGTGTTGATTTCGGGCGGCCTGGATTCGACGACGTGCCTGGCCATGGCCAAGGCGAAGGGTTTCGAGCCCGTCTGCCTGGCGGTGGCCTACGGACAGCGGCACGCCGTGGAGCTGGAGCAGGCGAAGAAGGTCGCCGCCGCCATGGGCGTGACGGACTTCCGGGTGGTGTCCATCGACCTGCGGCAGGTGGGCGGCTCCGCGCTGACGGCGGACATCGAGGTGCCCAAGGACCGGCCCTCGGATGAGATGAGCCACGGCATCCCCGTGACGTACGTGCCGGCGCGCAACGCGCTGTTCCTCTCGCTGGCGCTGGGGCTGGCGGAGGTGGTGGGCAGCACGGACATCTACATCGGCGTCAACGCGGTGGACTACAGCGGCTATCCGGACTGCCGCCCGGAGTTCATCCGTTCCTTCGAATCGATGGCCAACCTGGCCACCAAGGCGGGCGTGGAGGGTGCGCGCTTCACCGTGCACGCGCCGCTGTCCGGCCTGACGAAGGCGGACATCATCCGTGAAGGCGTGAAGCTGGGCGTGGACTACGGCCTGACGCACTCCTGCTACGACCCGGACACCCAGGGCCGCGCCTGTGGGCGCTGTGACAGCTGCGTGCTGCGCAAGAAGGGCTTCGAGGAAGCCGGCGTTCCGGACCCCACGCGCTACACGGAGTCCGCGTGA
- a CDS encoding sensor histidine kinase, with the protein MLRRLLPTLIALLLGFAGLAWGLGSLQRIFAAERDDAQASLDSRREALEQYARASLAQSLRDRLEAARPSLEAAALDPLAPATGLYLRERGTQLLPRLALHDTGEDALAKARYAGLRAGTERADEAEDPWAERLALIREVDRALSRGDRRASTVALMALLQHRSQYVLASTRDVPGFLVVLESLAERGDPVPQLMHALVRDGLADGRSGRLDGLQRLLLLRRARFTKEDFDFLRERIVALSTKAGVPAADFEARAAELASEPLPLPRTLPGPALVRAGWYLEPRGGNHVRGVAVDSGALLQSLTREMRERGLLEADGQVRLLADAEVLPLADLPLSVDTPEWARAQGALERRYRLKTGMVAACAVLALGIAALAFVAQHRKLRFVELKSDFVATVSHELRTPLASIRLLAETLEWRLAEGTDARDYPARIVREADGLGFLVENLLSFNRIDKGRWVPKLEPVRLDELVAQLRRDLEFWSKVPVELEADVGEFSLRADGQLLRLLLSNLARNACAYNTRSPVRLRIEALSDGRVRFSDNGVGIPQAQWERAFEEFVRLPGQGHDAPGSGLGLALCRRIMRVHGGTLRVAASSSEGTTFELRFPHTVTT; encoded by the coding sequence ATGCTCCGCCGGTTGCTGCCCACCCTCATCGCGCTCCTGCTGGGCTTCGCCGGGCTGGCCTGGGGCCTGGGCTCGCTCCAGCGCATCTTCGCCGCCGAGCGGGATGACGCGCAGGCCTCGCTCGACTCCCGCCGGGAGGCCCTGGAGCAGTACGCGCGTGCCTCACTGGCGCAGTCCCTGAGAGACCGCCTGGAAGCGGCGCGCCCCTCGCTGGAGGCTGCCGCGTTGGATCCGCTCGCCCCGGCAACGGGGCTCTACCTGCGCGAGCGAGGCACGCAGTTGCTGCCTCGGCTGGCGCTCCACGACACCGGCGAAGACGCGCTGGCGAAGGCGCGTTACGCGGGCCTGCGTGCCGGCACGGAGCGGGCGGACGAGGCGGAGGACCCCTGGGCGGAGCGGCTCGCGCTGATTCGCGAGGTGGACCGGGCGCTGTCACGCGGCGACCGCCGCGCGTCCACCGTGGCGCTGATGGCGCTGCTCCAGCACCGCTCGCAGTACGTGCTGGCCTCCACGCGCGATGTGCCGGGCTTCCTGGTGGTGCTGGAGTCGCTGGCGGAGCGGGGCGACCCCGTGCCCCAGTTGATGCACGCGCTGGTGCGTGACGGCCTGGCGGACGGGCGCAGCGGGCGCCTGGATGGATTGCAGCGGCTGCTCCTGCTGCGCCGCGCGCGCTTCACGAAGGAGGACTTCGACTTCCTGCGCGAGCGCATCGTGGCGCTCTCCACGAAGGCGGGCGTTCCGGCGGCGGACTTCGAGGCCCGCGCCGCCGAGCTCGCTTCCGAGCCACTGCCGTTGCCCAGGACGCTTCCGGGCCCCGCGCTGGTGCGAGCGGGGTGGTACCTGGAGCCGCGTGGCGGAAATCACGTGCGGGGCGTGGCGGTGGACTCGGGCGCGCTGCTCCAGTCGCTGACACGGGAGATGCGCGAGCGCGGGTTGCTGGAAGCGGACGGACAGGTGCGGCTGCTCGCGGACGCGGAGGTGCTGCCGCTGGCCGACCTGCCGCTGTCGGTGGACACGCCAGAGTGGGCGCGGGCCCAGGGCGCGCTGGAGCGGCGCTACCGGCTGAAGACGGGCATGGTGGCCGCGTGCGCGGTGCTGGCGCTGGGCATCGCCGCGCTGGCCTTCGTGGCCCAGCACCGCAAGCTGCGCTTCGTGGAGCTGAAGAGCGACTTCGTGGCCACCGTGTCGCACGAGCTGCGCACGCCACTGGCCTCCATCCGGCTGCTGGCGGAGACGCTGGAGTGGCGCCTGGCGGAAGGCACGGACGCGCGCGACTACCCGGCGCGCATCGTCCGGGAAGCGGACGGCCTGGGCTTCCTGGTGGAGAACCTGCTGTCCTTCAACCGCATCGACAAGGGGCGCTGGGTCCCGAAATTGGAGCCGGTGCGCCTGGACGAGCTGGTGGCCCAGCTGCGCAGGGACTTGGAGTTCTGGTCCAAGGTGCCCGTGGAGCTGGAGGCGGACGTGGGGGAGTTCTCCCTGCGCGCGGACGGACAGCTCCTGCGCCTGCTGCTTTCGAACCTGGCGCGCAACGCCTGTGCCTACAACACCCGCAGCCCGGTGCGCCTGCGCATCGAGGCGCTGTCAGATGGCCGCGTGCGCTTCTCCGACAACGGCGTGGGCATTCCCCAGGCGCAGTGGGAGCGCGCCTTCGAGGAGTTCGTGCGCCTGCCCGGGCAGGGACACGATGCACCCGGCAGTGGTCTGGGGCTGGCCCTGTGCCGCCGCATCATGCGCGTGCACGGCGGCACCCTGCGCGTGGCTGCCTCCAGCTCCGAGGGCACCACTTTCGAGCTTCGCTTTCCTCATACGGTGACGACATGA
- a CDS encoding carboxypeptidase regulatory-like domain-containing protein, with product MKPTLCNALCVVLLVLSAPALAAGGLSGTVVRASDRSAIPEVRVTATSPVLPEPRSTVTDANGAFRFPQLEDGVYSLRFEKESFQALIRTDITVKAGHAPPVDVALLAALLTRPSVLAPAPVDDDRGRAPAWALQHLPVLVPDGAWQTVYRASLGKPGSGIETRGFGVNPTIDTEESRVSEFPVAVDTSAYAVARDHLSRDVFPAEGAVRTEAFINSFNSGDEGEPYGPFLLYVEGFPSPSRKGYHVVRITVKAREPVREVGVQVEFSRQAVARYRLLGYEYLSPNPEPLDPGDDTALFPLAAGQSVTTIHEVKLRGPSIAFGMLRVRYEQSNSSIWRRVQMLMPSSTLRSDYARAAPSTRLAYVASAFAEKLRGSFWTRALDWPRLLALWEGIGEPLRARKDVAQLGALIRKAQSLDTRKERFERLMPSGSSDFDDVPSLGN from the coding sequence ATGAAGCCCACCCTCTGCAATGCCCTCTGTGTCGTCCTCCTGGTGCTGTCCGCGCCTGCGCTGGCGGCCGGAGGCCTCTCCGGCACCGTCGTGCGTGCCAGTGACAGAAGCGCGATTCCGGAGGTGCGCGTCACCGCGACCTCGCCCGTCCTGCCGGAGCCCCGTTCCACGGTGACGGACGCGAATGGCGCCTTCCGCTTTCCCCAACTGGAGGATGGCGTCTATTCACTCCGCTTCGAGAAGGAGTCCTTCCAGGCGCTCATCCGGACGGACATCACGGTGAAGGCCGGGCATGCGCCCCCCGTGGACGTGGCGCTCTTGGCTGCGTTGTTGACGCGCCCCTCCGTGCTGGCCCCCGCGCCGGTGGACGATGACCGGGGGCGGGCACCCGCCTGGGCGTTGCAGCACCTGCCCGTGCTCGTGCCGGATGGGGCGTGGCAGACCGTCTATCGCGCGTCGTTGGGCAAGCCGGGCTCTGGCATCGAGACGCGGGGCTTCGGGGTGAACCCCACCATCGACACGGAGGAGTCGCGCGTCTCGGAGTTCCCCGTGGCCGTGGACACCAGCGCCTATGCGGTGGCGCGCGACCACCTGTCCCGCGACGTCTTCCCCGCGGAGGGCGCGGTGCGGACGGAGGCCTTCATCAACAGCTTCAACTCAGGGGACGAAGGCGAGCCGTATGGCCCCTTCCTGCTCTACGTCGAGGGCTTTCCTTCGCCCAGCCGCAAGGGCTACCACGTGGTGCGAATCACGGTGAAGGCTCGCGAACCGGTCCGCGAGGTGGGCGTCCAGGTGGAGTTCAGCCGGCAGGCCGTCGCCCGCTACCGGCTGCTGGGCTACGAGTACCTGTCTCCGAACCCGGAGCCGCTCGACCCGGGAGACGACACGGCGCTGTTCCCGCTGGCCGCCGGCCAATCCGTCACCACCATCCACGAGGTGAAGCTGCGTGGGCCCTCCATCGCCTTCGGGATGCTCCGGGTGCGTTACGAGCAGAGCAACTCGAGCATCTGGCGCCGGGTGCAGATGTTGATGCCCTCCAGCACGTTGCGCTCCGACTATGCCCGCGCCGCCCCATCCACGCGCCTGGCCTACGTGGCCTCCGCGTTCGCGGAGAAGTTGCGAGGCTCCTTCTGGACGCGAGCCCTTGACTGGCCCCGGCTGCTGGCGCTGTGGGAGGGCATCGGCGAGCCGCTGCGAGCCCGCAAGGACGTGGCGCAGCTCGGGGCGCTCATTCGCAAGGCCCAGTCGCTGGACACGCGCAAGGAGCGCTTCGAGCGCCTCATGCCCAGTGGAAGCTCGGACTTCGACGACGTGCCCTCCCTGGGAAACTGA